ACACCGATCTGATCGAGCCTCTCTCCCTCGACGAGGCTTATCTCGACGTCACCGAGAACAAGACCGGCCTGCCCACCGCAACGCGGGTAGCCATCACCATCCGGCAGCAGATTCACGACGAGCTCCACCTCACAGCATCCGCTGGCGTGGCGCAGAATAAATTCCTCGCCAAGATCGCCTCCGACTGGCGCAAACCAAACGGTCTCTTCGTCATTCAACCCGAGGAGGTTCAAACCTTCCTCCCTCCCCTCCCCGTAGTGCGCATTCCCGGCGTCGGCAAGGTCACCGAAACCCGCCTGAAGCAGATCGGCGTCCTCACCATCGCTGACCTGCTGGCCCTGGAATCAAGCGCCCTCGAAGCACAGTTCGGCCGCTACGGAGTACGCCTCCACGAGCTGGCCCGGGGGATCGACCACAGCAAGGTCATCCCGGACAGGCCAACCAAATCCATCTCTGCCGAAGACACCTTCGAGCGCGACATCCCCCTGTCTGAAACCGAGGAGCTCATCCGTCGTCTCGCAGAAAAAGTCTGGACCGCCTCCCGCAAAGAAGGTCGCATAGCGCGAACCGTGGTTCTAAAACTAAAGACAAGCGACTTCAGCATCCTCACCCGCAGCCACACCCCTCCCCTCCCTCCAGAATCCTGCGAGGAGCTCACCGCTATCGCTCTCTTCCTCCGAGGGCGTATAACTCTGGAACCTGCTCAACGCTTCCGTTTGGTGGGGGTCGGCCTGAGTAACTTTCGCGACGCCGAAAGCCCGCAGTCCCCTCTGTTCGACTAGATCCACATCAAACCCGCGCAACATGATCGCGAACAGCAGTGAGATAATCTCCAAAAATCTCTCTTTACAAAGCTGCCGCCATTTGAATCTCACTTCCATCTAACGCGGGTGAATGTCATAAACGAAACAAAATGTTTCGCAAGTTCAATCAACCGTGCTGGATTGGTTTAACATCGTTTTCAGACCCTTGGCTTTAGTGATGCTCCTTCAACCTGTTGCGTAGCGAGGTCATACCGTCTTGTCTCCTTTCACCGGACATTCGCCGACAGATACCTCTCAAAACAGAATCATGCCCGCATGGATCTTGCGGGGAGCAGCGTTCAGCCTGTCTTTAGTTGCCGGTACGGCCTTCGCGCAAACCCCCACCAATGTCTTCGACCCCGCAGGCACTCCGGCACGCTCCACCTTCGGCCTGTCGATGCTGGTCCTCTCTATCACGCTGGTTATATTTCTCATCGTTGCCGGCCTCTTGCTCTATGCGCTGATCCGCTTCCGCCACCGCCCGACGGACTCCAATCGCGAGCCCGCCCAGATCTACGGCAGCAACCAGATCGAGCTCTCCTGGACCGTCATTCCGATCCTGATCGTCGTTACGCTCTTCCTCACCACCACGCGCGTGATCCTCGGAACCCAGGCAATTCCCAAGCCCGCAAGCGCCATGGATGTAACCGTCATCGGCCATCAGTTTTGGTGGGAGTATCGCTATCCCAAATCCGGCGTTGTCACCGCCAACGAGCTCCACGTTCCCATCAGCGATCCCGCATCGCCTACCCCAACCTATCTCACCATGTCCTCCGCCGACGTCTCCCACAGCTTCTGGGTGCCTCGCCTCGCCGGCAAGATGGACCTAATCCCAAATCGCGTCAACACCATGTGGATCGACCCTGAAGCAACAGGCCTCTATCTCGGCCAGTGCGCCCAATACTGCGGCACCCAGCATGCCAAGATGCTCCTCCGCGTCTACGCGCAGTCCCCGCAGGAATTCGCCGCGTGGATCGAGCAGCAGAACAAACCCGCGCAACAAGAATTCCCCGGCAACCCCGCCGCGACCGAAGGCCAGGCCGTCTTCATGAAGAACGCCTGCATCAACTGCCACACCGTCAAAGGAACCGTCGCCACCGGTCGCTTCGGCCCCGATCTGACCCATCTCGCCAGCCGCGACACCATCGCCTCCGGCCCGATTCAAAACACGCCCGAGAATCTGAAGAAGTGGGTCGAGGATCCAAACACCATGAAGCCCGGCTCGCTGATGCCGGCGATGCACCTGAACGATCATGATCTCGACGTCATCACCGCTTATCTCTCTCAGCTTCACTAACCCTTTACCGGAAAGAAGCGAAGCATGACTACAACTCCCGTATTGGAAGCGATCGACGAGACACAGGAGACGCAGGGCAAGCAGCCGCTCAACGTTATCTACGAGTGGCTGACCACGGTCGATCATAAAAAGATCGGCCTGATGTACATCGTCTACGCCCTCATCTTTCTCGTCATCGGCGGCTTCGAAGCGATCCTGATGCGCATTCAGCTCGCCATTCCAAACAACCACTTCGTCTCACCGCAGGTCTTCAATCAGCTCTTCACCATGCACGGCACCACCATGGTCTTTTTCATGGGCATGCCTATCCTCTTCGGCATGGGAAACTACCTCGTCCCCCTGATGATCGGCGCGCGCGACATGGCCTTCCCACGGCTGAACGCCTTCAGCTTCTGGATCTCCGCCTTCGCCGGCCTCCTGCTCTACTTCAGTTACATCGGCGGCAGCGGCCTCTACGCCGCAGGCTCCGCGCCTGACGTCGGATGGTTCGCCTATGCCCCTCTCACCTCAAAAGTCTTCTCCCCCGGCCACAGCACCGACTACTGGACCCTCGCCGTCTTTCTCAGCGGCATAGGTAGCATAGGAACTGCACTGAACATCGTCACCACCATCCTCTGCATGCGCTGCAAGGGCATGAAGATGAGCCGCATGCCGCTGCTTCCCTGGCTCTATCTCGTCATGTCCTGCCTCGTCTTCGTCGCCGTCAGTCCGCTCACCGCCGCGCAGGTCATGCTCACGCTGGACCGCTATCTCGGCGCTCACTTCTTCGATACCCAGGCCGGCGGCTCCGCCATCTTGTGGATGCACTTCTTCTGGATCTTCGGCCACCCCGAGGTCTACGTCCTCGTACTCCCCGCCTTCGCCTTCGCCAACGAGATCATCCCCGTCTTCTCCCGCAAGGCCATGTTCGGCTACCCCGCGATGGTCGCGGCTTCGGTCTCCATCGGCTTCATCAGCCTCAGCGTCTGGGCGCACCATATGTTCACCGCCGGCCTCGGCCCCGCCGGCAACACCTTCTTCGTCTTCGCCACCATGGTCATCTCGGTGCCGACCGGCATTAAGATCTTCAACTGGCTCGCCACCATCTGGGGCGGCAAAATCATCTTCGCCGTTCCGATGATGTTTATGATCGGCTTTCTCTTCCAGTTCCTCATCGCTGGCCTCACCGGCATCATGCTCTCGGCGGCACCATTCGACTGGCAGCTCAGCGCCTCGTACTTCGTCGTCGCGCACTTCCACTACGTACTCGTCGGAGCGATCGTCTTCTCGCTCTTCAGCGCCTTCTACTACTGGTACCCCAAAGTCACCGGCAAGATGATGAGCGAAACACTCGGCAAATGGCACTTCTGGCTCTTCCTCATCGGCTTCCACCTTACCTTCGACTTCATGCACGTCCCCGGCATCCTCGGCATGCCGCGACGTATCTACACCTACGAAGCTGGCCGCGGCTGGGACACCCTGAACTTCATCATCGGTATCGGAGCCATCTTTCAGGCCGCAGGCACCCTGGTTCTGGTCTACAACATGATCCACTCCTACTACAAAGGCAAGGATGCCGGCCACGATCCCTGGGACGCCTGGACCCTCGAATGGTCGGTCCCCTCTCCGCCGCCGTCCTATAACTTTGCTATCGAGCCAACCGTCAACAGTCGCCGCCCGCTGTGGGATATCAAGCATCCTGAAGATCCAGACTCGGACTACGAATCATGACAACCATAGCGACTGCCAGCAGAATTCCAATCGACGGTCCCATCGAAACACCGTGGAAGCTGCCCTACCGCGGCACCATCGGCATGGCTTGCCTCATCATCGCCGAGTCCGCAATCTTCATCATCTTCGTCGTCGCTTACATCTACTACATTGGTAAGAGCCTCAGCGGCCCAACCCCCGCCCAGGTGCTCGAGCTTCCCATCTTCGGCACCATCTGTCTGCTCTCCAGCAGCATCTTCGTTCACAACGCAGTCAGCTCTCTGCGCAAAGACAACCGCCGAGGCTGCACCCTGAATCTCGCCATCACCGTCCTACTCGGACTTATCTTTCTAGCGACCACAGCCCGCGAGTGGTATCACCTCATCCACGACGAGGGTCTCACCATCAAGACCAACCTCTTCGGCACCACCTACTACTCTTTGGTCGGCCTGCACGCAACCCACGTCGTCGTCGGCCTCATCATGCTCACTCTGGTCCTGGGCATCTCGCTAACCGGCCACGTAAAAGAAGAGCACTCCGAGAAGCTCGAAGTCCTCTCACTCTACTGGCACTTCGTCGACGCAGTCTGGGTCGTCGTATTTCTCGTCGTCTACGTCTTAGGCAGATAACTCCCCGGAGAGGAGGAGCACGATGCAGGAAGAGCCATTCACGCAATCCTCGCCAAGCCACGAGCACGAACACCGATCCGACACCGTCATCCTTCCGGCGCCAACGCCCTGGCCCATGGTTCTCGCGCTCGGTCTCTCGCTCCTGATCGCCGGCATGGTCACACATTGGGTCATCAGCCTTTTAGGACTCATCCTGACTCTGCGCGCCATGTTCGGCTGGTTCTTCGATATCTTCCCCCACGAGCTTCACGTCGCCGTCCCCGTTCAAACCGGCGTAATGAAGATCGCCAGCACCCGCACCACACGCGAACAGCTTCCCGTCAGTGCAGATCATCGTCAGATGCTGCCGGTTGAAACCTTCAGCGTCACCGCTGGCATCAAGGGCGGCATCGTCGGCGGCATCGCAATGATCATTCCCGCAGCTCTCTTCGGCCTGCTCAAATATCACAGCATCTGGTACGCCGTGAATCTTCTGGCTGCAGGCGGCTTCGTTAGCTGGGCGAGCGAGAGCACGGCCTTCCTCTGCCAGTTTCATCTCGAAGGCCTTCTAGCTGCTACTGGCATCCACGCCTTCACCTCCGTCCTCATCGGCCTTCTCTACGGAGCCATGCTCCCGATGTTCCCCAGAAAGCCGATCCTCACCGCCGGCTTCGTCGCGCCTCTGCTCTGGACCGGCCTCCTCTACTCCGCGCTCGGAGTCATCAGCCCCGTCCTCAACGCCCGTATCAACTGGCTATGGTTCGTCATCTCACAGATCGCCTTCGGTCTGGTCTGCGGCTTCATCGTCAACCTCCAGGTTAAGGTGCGCACTCCGCAGTTCCGATCTCTGCCCTTCGCCGTTCGCGCCGGTATCCATAGCGATGTACCCATTACGAAAGACGACGACCAATGAGCGCAGTCCCTCGCAGACTTAAAGTGTTCGGCACCCTCATGCTGTCGACAGCGTGCCTCGCCACCATCGGATGCAGCCGCATCCACGGTCGCCCCGGACCAGGCCCCGAGGTCATACGACCCGATGAAGTCCTCGACTTCCCAACCCTCTACAAAGAGAACTGCACAGCCTGCCACGGAGCGAACGGCAAGAACGGCGCAGCCATCGCGCTCGCCAACCCCATCTACCTCGCAGTAGCCGGAGAGCAGACCATCCACCAGACCATCACCAAAGGCGTCCCCGGAGGCCTGATGCCTGCCTTCGCCAGAACCTCCGGCGGATCACTCACCGACAAGCAGGTCGCGATCTTGTCGCAGGGCATCCTGCAGCAGTGGGGCGCCCCGGGTCAGCTAGCTGGAGTAACTCCACCCCCCTACGCGGCCGCCTCGCAGGGCGATGCCAACCGCGGCCAGCAAGCCTATGCCGCAGCCTGTGCGCGATGCCACGGAGCAAGCGGCGAAGGCACCTCGGTCGATCCCAAAACCGGTGATCCTAAAACCAGTGATTCTAAAGCAAGCGCAGAAAAACTAGGCTCCATCGTCAACTCGTCCTATCTTGCCCTCATCAGCGATCAGGGCCTGCGCAGCATCGTCATCGCAGGCCGACCCGACGAGGGAATGCCCGACTGGCGCTCCGACTCCGCCCAGCCCCTCACCGATCAGCAGATCACCGACATCCTAGCCTGGCTAACCTCCAAACGCATCACCGAACCCGGCCAGCCCTATCACTCTCACTAAACGCGGAAGACAAGAAGTGAAAACGAAGCGCAACGCAGGAGCAGGAAGCAATGATACCGAGTGAACAGCTCCCACCAACCGATCAAACCCGTGCTGGTCAAACGATGACCGAGCCGCAACCCGACTTCGTCAAAGACCCGAGCATCGCCGCGGGCCACTCCCGCCGCGCCTTCCTCTTCAAGCTCGCCATTGCGGTCAACGGCGTAGTCGGCGTCGTCCTCGCCATCCCCATCGTCGGCTATCTCCTCGGCCCCGCGCTCAAGAAGACCTCCGCCGAAAACTCATGGATCAACCTTGGCCCAATCTCCGACTTTCCCGAAGGCGAGACCCGCCTCGTCAACTACCGCAACCCCATCACAACCGACTGGGACGGCCAGACCGGCGACGTCCCTGCCTGGGTCCGCCGCGTCTCCGGCGACACCTTCCAGGTCTTTGCCATCAACTGCGCTCACCTCGGCTGCCCCGTCCGCTGGTTCGCCCAGTCCAAACTCTTCCTCTGCCCCTGCCACGGTGGCGCCTACTACGCCGACGGCTCCCGTGCCTCCGGCCCACCCGAGCGCGGCCTCTTCGAGTACGACCACAAAGTCTCCAACGGCACCCTCATGATCAGCGGCGGCAGAATGCCAACCTTGGCTAACGAGGCAAAAAACGTCGATCCCCTCACTCAAATCAACGGCAGCCCCGCAGCCCGTCTCAACGCAATCGACCAACCCCAACCGAGGTGCAGCTCATGCCAGACCTAAAACAACGCGGCCTCGAGGTCTACAACTGGTTTGAAGCCCGTCTCGGACTGGGCGCACCTCTCATTGAAGTAGCCGAGCACGAAGTCCCCGCCAACACCGCCAGCTGGTGGTACGTCTTCGGCAGCGCCGCCACCGTCATCCTCGTCCTGCAGATCATGACCGGCATCCTGCTCGCGCTCGTCTACGCCCCCACCGCCAGCAACGCCTGGAACAGCCTCCAGTTCCTCGACCACAACGTCAAGCTCGGCTGGTTCCTCCGCGCCATGCACGGCTGGGGCTCGGACTTCATGGTCGCCATCGTCCTCATCCACATGTTGCAGGTCTTCCTCTTCGGAGCCTACAAGTTCCCCCGCGAGCTCACCTGGATC
The nucleotide sequence above comes from Tunturibacter empetritectus. Encoded proteins:
- a CDS encoding cytochrome c oxidase subunit 3 — translated: MTTIATASRIPIDGPIETPWKLPYRGTIGMACLIIAESAIFIIFVVAYIYYIGKSLSGPTPAQVLELPIFGTICLLSSSIFVHNAVSSLRKDNRRGCTLNLAITVLLGLIFLATTAREWYHLIHDEGLTIKTNLFGTTYYSLVGLHATHVVVGLIMLTLVLGISLTGHVKEEHSEKLEVLSLYWHFVDAVWVVVFLVVYVLGR
- the dinB gene encoding DNA polymerase IV: MIRKIVHVDMDAFYASVEQRDDPALRGRPVVVAWRGKRSVVCAASYEARRFGVHSAMPAIHAERLCPEAIFVPPDFTRYRAVSRAVQEIFQRHTDLIEPLSLDEAYLDVTENKTGLPTATRVAITIRQQIHDELHLTASAGVAQNKFLAKIASDWRKPNGLFVIQPEEVQTFLPPLPVVRIPGVGKVTETRLKQIGVLTIADLLALESSALEAQFGRYGVRLHELARGIDHSKVIPDRPTKSISAEDTFERDIPLSETEELIRRLAEKVWTASRKEGRIARTVVLKLKTSDFSILTRSHTPPLPPESCEELTAIALFLRGRITLEPAQRFRLVGVGLSNFRDAESPQSPLFD
- the ctaD gene encoding cytochrome c oxidase subunit I; the encoded protein is MTTTPVLEAIDETQETQGKQPLNVIYEWLTTVDHKKIGLMYIVYALIFLVIGGFEAILMRIQLAIPNNHFVSPQVFNQLFTMHGTTMVFFMGMPILFGMGNYLVPLMIGARDMAFPRLNAFSFWISAFAGLLLYFSYIGGSGLYAAGSAPDVGWFAYAPLTSKVFSPGHSTDYWTLAVFLSGIGSIGTALNIVTTILCMRCKGMKMSRMPLLPWLYLVMSCLVFVAVSPLTAAQVMLTLDRYLGAHFFDTQAGGSAILWMHFFWIFGHPEVYVLVLPAFAFANEIIPVFSRKAMFGYPAMVAASVSIGFISLSVWAHHMFTAGLGPAGNTFFVFATMVISVPTGIKIFNWLATIWGGKIIFAVPMMFMIGFLFQFLIAGLTGIMLSAAPFDWQLSASYFVVAHFHYVLVGAIVFSLFSAFYYWYPKVTGKMMSETLGKWHFWLFLIGFHLTFDFMHVPGILGMPRRIYTYEAGRGWDTLNFIIGIGAIFQAAGTLVLVYNMIHSYYKGKDAGHDPWDAWTLEWSVPSPPPSYNFAIEPTVNSRRPLWDIKHPEDPDSDYES
- a CDS encoding c-type cytochrome: MSAVPRRLKVFGTLMLSTACLATIGCSRIHGRPGPGPEVIRPDEVLDFPTLYKENCTACHGANGKNGAAIALANPIYLAVAGEQTIHQTITKGVPGGLMPAFARTSGGSLTDKQVAILSQGILQQWGAPGQLAGVTPPPYAAASQGDANRGQQAYAAACARCHGASGEGTSVDPKTGDPKTSDSKASAEKLGSIVNSSYLALISDQGLRSIVIAGRPDEGMPDWRSDSAQPLTDQQITDILAWLTSKRITEPGQPYHSH
- the coxB gene encoding cytochrome c oxidase subunit II translates to MPAWILRGAAFSLSLVAGTAFAQTPTNVFDPAGTPARSTFGLSMLVLSITLVIFLIVAGLLLYALIRFRHRPTDSNREPAQIYGSNQIELSWTVIPILIVVTLFLTTTRVILGTQAIPKPASAMDVTVIGHQFWWEYRYPKSGVVTANELHVPISDPASPTPTYLTMSSADVSHSFWVPRLAGKMDLIPNRVNTMWIDPEATGLYLGQCAQYCGTQHAKMLLRVYAQSPQEFAAWIEQQNKPAQQEFPGNPAATEGQAVFMKNACINCHTVKGTVATGRFGPDLTHLASRDTIASGPIQNTPENLKKWVEDPNTMKPGSLMPAMHLNDHDLDVITAYLSQLH
- a CDS encoding ubiquinol-cytochrome c reductase iron-sulfur subunit, coding for MIPSEQLPPTDQTRAGQTMTEPQPDFVKDPSIAAGHSRRAFLFKLAIAVNGVVGVVLAIPIVGYLLGPALKKTSAENSWINLGPISDFPEGETRLVNYRNPITTDWDGQTGDVPAWVRRVSGDTFQVFAINCAHLGCPVRWFAQSKLFLCPCHGGAYYADGSRASGPPERGLFEYDHKVSNGTLMISGGRMPTLANEAKNVDPLTQINGSPAARLNAIDQPQPRCSSCQT